The Equus asinus isolate D_3611 breed Donkey chromosome 22, EquAss-T2T_v2, whole genome shotgun sequence genome has a segment encoding these proteins:
- the LOC106842184 gene encoding rab-like protein 2A isoform X3, whose amino-acid sequence MDCILQDFWDTAGQERFQSMHASYYHKAHACIMVFDVQRKITYKNLSTWYAELREFRPEVPCIVVANKIDADIKMTQKSFNFARKFSLPLYFVSAADGTNVVKLFNDAIRLAVSYKQNSRDFMDEVLQELENFDLEQKEENVSEQEQRGSVESPSAS is encoded by the exons ATGGATTGTATCCTTCAAG ACTTTTGGGACACAGCAGGCCAGGAGCGGTTCCAGAGCATGCACGCCTCCTACTACCACAAGGCCCACGCCTGCATCATG GTGTTTGATGTGCAAAGGAAAATCACCTATAAGAACCTAAGCACCTGGTATGCGGAGCTTCGAGAGTTCAGGCCAGAGGTCCCATGCATCGTGGTGGCCAATAAAATTGATG CAGACATAAAGATGACCCAAAAAAGCTTCAATTTTGCCAGGAAGTTCTCCCTGCCCCTGTATTTTGTCTCGGCTGCCGATGGTACCAACGTCGTGAAG CTCTTCAATGATGCAATTCGATTAGCTGTGTCTTACAAACAGAACTCCCGGGACTTCATGGACGAGGTTTTGCAGGAGCTTGAG AACTTTGACTTGGAGCAGAAGGAGGAGAATGTGTCGGAGCAAGAGCAGCGTGGCAGTGTCGAGAGCCCATCTGCTTCCTGA